A single Ziziphus jujuba cultivar Dongzao chromosome 11, ASM3175591v1 DNA region contains:
- the LOC107432762 gene encoding FH protein interacting protein FIP2 isoform X2 has translation MAKESDSFSLVRLNIGGKKFCTTRDTLTQREPDSMLAAMFSGRHTVCQDPEKGFVFVDRDGKHFRHILNWLRDGVVPTLKNSEYAELLQEAEYYQLLGLIDGISDVMNQRNKNEELDTELTRIDIIKCIQSERVRFRGVNLSGLDLSKLDLSFADFSYACIKNVFFSRANLLCAKFRDVDAEGAIFHNATLRECEFTGANLRGALLAGASLQSANLQDACLIDCSFCQADLRSAHLQDADLTNANLEGAILVGANLKASQVNNLLNLHERPTEIGDFSHA, from the exons ATGGCCAAAGAGTCTGATTCCTTCTCTCTGGTTCGTCTCAACATCG GAGGGAAGAAATTTTGCACTACCCGTGATACTTTGACTCAACGTGAGCCTGATTCAATGCTTGCTGCAATGTTCAGTGGTCGGCATACAGTTTGCCAGGATCCTGAAAAG ggatttgtttttgttgatagGGATGGTAAACATTTTCGACACATCCTTAACTGGTTAAGGGATGGTGTTGTTCCCACGTTGAAAAACTCTGAATATGCAGAGCTTTTGCAAGAGGCTGAATACTATCAGCTGCTT GGACTTATAGATGGAATATCTGATGTCATGAATCAGAGGAATAAAAATGAAGAGTTAGATACAGAATTAACACGTATAGATATCATCAAGTGTATACAGTCTGAGAGAGTCAGATTTCGAGGTGTTAATCTTTCTGGCCTTGATCTTTCAAAACTG GATCTGTCATTTGCCGATTTCAGCTATGCATGCATTAAAAATGTGTTCTTCTCACGTGCAAACCTACTGTGTGCGAAGTTCAGG gATGTGGATGCCGAGGGTGCAATCTTTCACAATGCAACTTTGAGAGA ATGTGAATTTACTGGGGCAAATCTACGTGGAGCCTTATTAGCTGGGGCTAGCCTACAGAGTGCAAATCTACAAG ATGCATGTTTAATAGACTGCAGCTTCTGCCAGGCAGACCTCCGCTCTGCACACTTACAG GATGCTGATCTTACAAATGCAAATTTAGAGGGAGCTATTTTGGTAGGGGCCAACTTGAAG GCCTCGCAAGTTAATAATCTTCTAAATTTGCATGAAAGGCCAACAGAGATTGGAGATTTTAGTCATGCTTAA
- the LOC107432758 gene encoding uncharacterized protein LOC107432758 isoform X2 produces the protein MKFLFSIQTSCLFFTRWQVNAEPDVGEDAFAWFGSLVPLVTDLVNGRFTFETLTASTGHRLHFPAYDRFLKEIDKCIKHLRKQAKPTGVELADDEFILHVEGTPTSQRVVRHIGATSWPGRLTLTNYALYFEASGVIRYEDALKINLSKNIEQNVKAAATGPWGAPLFDKAMAYESPELSEEIVLEFPEITSSTRRDHWLAITREIMLMHQFLQNFKVESSIQAWEMHARTILCIIRLHAAREMLRISTPAPTKFLIFSLFNELPKGDYVLEELAENLKKTNSGHPCSASSILRCMNTTEIALSSGEKVQEIDKESLKGQVDDFSSLETAIDQAREEEKEAAVAKATTQGLKEEGISHSTLVLIELLKPLKNLLPLLQEVVMWERPAATLSVTSAALIITYKEWVGKAIAALIFWLIAVMIMARKARISEKCNEIVICTASDSTAMESIVSAQHGLQTLHEMVQKANITLLKLWSIFVSKARKHADIVMMGMSGVAILLALVPTKYIIMGLILYGFSATSKVGNHFGSHQGNRRLKEWWDSIPVVPVRVVDKLPEGHPT, from the exons ATGAAATTCCTCTTTTCTATTCAGACATCATGCCTCTTCTT TACAAGATGGCAGGTAAATGCTGAGCCAGATGTTGGAGAAGATGCATTTGCGTGGTTTGGGTCATTGGTTCCGCTAGTTACAGACCTTGTTAATGGCAGATTCACCTTTGAAACTTTAACAGCATCGACAGGACACCGATTGCATTTTCCTGCATATGACAGATTTTTGAAGGAAATTGACAA ATGTATAAAACATCTGCGTAAACAAGCAAAGCCCACGGGAGTAGAGCTAGCTGATGATGAATTCATATTGCATGTGGAAGGAACGCCTACTTCACAAAGAGTAGTACGCCACATAGGAGCAACAAGTTGGCCTG GTAGGCTTACACTGACCAACTACGCGCTCTACTTCGAGGCTTCGGGAGTTATAAGGTATGAAGATGCACTTAAGATCAACCTTTCGAAAAATATTGAACAGAATGTCAAAGCAGCTGCCACAGGTCCATGGGGTGCTCCTCTTTTTGACAAGGCCATGGCCTATGAGTCACCAGAATT ATCAGAAGAAATTGTGTTAGAGTTCCCAGAGATAACAAGCTCCACGAGACGCGACCATTGGCTTGCAATCACAAGAGAGATCATGCTTATGCACCAGTTCTTACAAAATTTCAAGGTGGAATCTTCAATACAAGCATGGGAAATGCATGCAAGAACTATACTATGTATAATTAGGCTCCATGCAGCAAGAGAAATGCTAAGAATATCAACCCCTGCTCCAACAAAATTCTTAATTTTCTCGTTGTTCAATGAATTACCAAAGGGAGACTATGTACTAGAAGAGCTTGCTGAGAATCTAAAGAAGACGAATAGTGGGCATCCGTGCAGTGCTAGTTCAATCCTTAGGTGTATGAACACGACAGAAATAGCTCTCTCAAGTGGAGAAAAAGTACAAGAAATCGACAAGGAAAGTCTAAAAGGCCAAGTTGATGACTTCTCATCCTTGGAGACTGCTATCGATCAAGCTAGAGAGGAAGAAAAGGAGGCTGCTGTTGCCAAAGCTACCACACAGGGTTTGAAAGAggaaggaataagtcatagcacTCTTGTTCTTATA GAGCTATTGAAGCCGCTTAAAAATCTTCTGCCCTTGCTTCAAGAAGTTGTGATGTGGGAAAGGCCAGCAGCGACACTCTCTGTTACTAGTGCAGCTTTAATTATCACCTACAA GGAGTGGGTTGGAAAGGCTATTGCAGCTCTCATCTTTTGGCTGATAGCAGTGATGATTATGGCAAGAAAAGCAAGGATCAGTGAGAAATGCAATGAGATAGTTATATGCACCGCCTCAGACAGTACAGCAATGGAAAGCATAGTATCAGCTCAACATGGGCTACAAACTTTACATGAGATGGTGCAGAAGGCAAACATAACACTATTGAAATTGTGGTCAATATTCGTCTCAAAGGCTCGGAAG CATGCAGATATCGTGATGATGGGCATGAGTGGAGTGGCAATCTTATTAGCACTGGTCCCAACAAAATACATAATAATGGGCCTCATATTGTATGGTTTCTCAGCAACATCAAAGGTAGGGAATCACTTTGGAAGCCACCAAGGAAATAGAAGACTCAAAGAATGGTGGGATTCAATACCAGTTGTTCCTGTACGGGTTGTAGACAAGCTGCCTGAGGGCCATCCTACATAG
- the LOC107432761 gene encoding UDP-glucosyltransferase 29-like produces the protein MGDDTPIRRRNISVLMFPWLAHGHISPYLEVAKKLAHRNFQIYFCSTPVNLNSIKQKLFSHHPNASYSNSIHLVELYLPSSLPELPPHYHTTKGLPPHLLPSLNMAMDMAKPEFSKILETLKPDLLIHDFIPTWVSSLAYSLNIPTISFMISGASLICFGVHLASNKGGDEFPFPEICPDSAKSLLVKKLSSSSTNNESGYKRYSDVVLIKSLRELEGKYMDYLSVSFNVKVIPVGFLVPDNTDDEGMDIINWLDKKEKHSTVFVSFGSECYLSKEDMEEMAYGLELSMVNFIWVIRFPVGEKMELEESLPEKFLERVGDRGLVIENWAPQVKILNHSSIGGFVSHCGISSVMESLKFGVPIIAMPMQHDQPWNARVIVVSGVGLEVERNSDGRIERGNVTKVIKQVMVEKIGEDIRRNAKEMSNKIRDKVDEEAINELENEILRLCADINVTE, from the coding sequence ATGGGGGATGATACGCCGATCAGGAGGAGAAATATCAGTGTTCTAATGTTTCCATGGTTGGCTCATGGTCATATATCTCCTTACTTAGAGGTAGCCAAAAAGCTTGCTCATAGAAATTTCCAAATCTATTTCTGTTCCACACCTGTAAAtctcaattccatcaaacaAAAACTATTTTCTCATCATCCAAACGCCTCCTACTCAAATTCCATACACCTAGTTGAGCTTTATCTCCCATCTTCACTTCCTGAGCTTCCTCCTCACTACCACACAACCAAAGGACTCCCACCACATCTATTGCCTTCTCTCAATATGGCCATGGACATGGCCAAGCCTGAGTTCTCTAAAATCCTCGAAACCTTAAAACCAGATTTGTTAATCCATGATTTTATTCCTACTTGGGTATCCAGCTTGGCTTATTCTCTCAATATCCCAACCATTTCTTTTATGATCAGTGGAGCTTCATTGATCTGTTTTGGTGTTCATCTTGCATCAAACAAAGGTGGTGATGAATTTCCTTTCCCTGAGATCTGTCCTGATTCAGCTAAATCACTGTTAGTCAAAAAACTTTCAAGTTCTTCAACTAACAATGAAAGTGGATATAAAAGATACAGTGATGTCGTTTTGATTAAATCTTTAAGGGAGCTTGAAGGGAAATATATGGATTATCTCTCTGTTTCTTTCAATGTCAAGGTTATTCCTGTTGGTTTTCTTGTTCCTGATAACACCGACGACGAGGGCATGGACATCATCAACTGGCTTGACAAGAAAGAGAAACACTCGACCGTGTTCGTGTCGTTTGGCAGCGAGTGTTATCTATCTAAGGAAGACATGGAAGAGATGGCTTATGGGTTAGAGCTAAGCATGGTGAACTTCATATGGGTTATTAGATTTCCAGTTGGAGAGAAAATGGAGCTTGAAGAATCTCTTCCGGAGAAGTTTCTCGAAAGGGTAGGAGATCGAGGTTTGGTTATTGAGAATTGGGCACCGCAGGTAAAGATTCTGAACCATTCGAGTATTGGTGGGTTTGTAAGCCATTGTGGGATTAGTTCAGTCATGGAAAGCTTGAAATTTGGTGTCCCAATTATAGCCATGCCTATGCAACATGATCAGCCATGGAATGCTAGAGTTATAGTGGTTTCTGGGGTTGGTTTGGAGGTTGAGAGGAACTCTGATGGGAGGATTGAAAGGGGAAATGTTACAAAAGTGATCAAACAGGTTATGGTGGAAAAAATTGGGGAGGATATTAGGAGGAATGCAAAAGAAATGAGTAATAAAATAAGAGataaagttgatgaggaagccataaacgagttggaaaatgaaattttacggCTTTGTGCGGACATTAATGTAACCGAATAA
- the LOC107432762 gene encoding FH protein interacting protein FIP2 isoform X6 has product MAKESDSFSLVRLNIGGKKFCTTRDTLTQREPDSMLAAMFSGRHTVCQDPEKGFVFVDRDGKHFRHILNWLRDGVVPTLKNSEYAELLQEAEYYQLLDLSFADFSYACIKNVFFSRANLLCAKFRDVDAEGAIFHNATLRECEFTGANLRGALLAGASLQSANLQDACLIDCSFCQADLRSAHLQDADLTNANLEGAILVGANLKGAKLSNANLRGANLQRAYLRKVNLRDTHLEGAKLDGANLLGAIRRH; this is encoded by the exons ATGGCCAAAGAGTCTGATTCCTTCTCTCTGGTTCGTCTCAACATCG GAGGGAAGAAATTTTGCACTACCCGTGATACTTTGACTCAACGTGAGCCTGATTCAATGCTTGCTGCAATGTTCAGTGGTCGGCATACAGTTTGCCAGGATCCTGAAAAG ggatttgtttttgttgatagGGATGGTAAACATTTTCGACACATCCTTAACTGGTTAAGGGATGGTGTTGTTCCCACGTTGAAAAACTCTGAATATGCAGAGCTTTTGCAAGAGGCTGAATACTATCAGCTGCTT GATCTGTCATTTGCCGATTTCAGCTATGCATGCATTAAAAATGTGTTCTTCTCACGTGCAAACCTACTGTGTGCGAAGTTCAGG gATGTGGATGCCGAGGGTGCAATCTTTCACAATGCAACTTTGAGAGA ATGTGAATTTACTGGGGCAAATCTACGTGGAGCCTTATTAGCTGGGGCTAGCCTACAGAGTGCAAATCTACAAG ATGCATGTTTAATAGACTGCAGCTTCTGCCAGGCAGACCTCCGCTCTGCACACTTACAG GATGCTGATCTTACAAATGCAAATTTAGAGGGAGCTATTTTGGTAGGGGCCAACTTGAAG GGTGCCAAGTTGAGTAATGCCAATTTGAGGGGTGCAAATCTTCAACGAGCTTACTTACGAAAAGTAAATTTAAGAGATACT CATCTGGAAGGTGCAAAGCTTGATGGTGCTAATTTGCTTGGAGCAATCAGACGACACTGA
- the LOC107432762 gene encoding FH protein interacting protein FIP2 isoform X1, producing the protein MAKESDSFSLVRLNIGGKKFCTTRDTLTQREPDSMLAAMFSGRHTVCQDPEKGFVFVDRDGKHFRHILNWLRDGVVPTLKNSEYAELLQEAEYYQLLGLIDGISDVMNQRNKNEELDTELTRIDIIKCIQSERVRFRGVNLSGLDLSKLDLSFADFSYACIKNVFFSRANLLCAKFRDVDAEGAIFHNATLRECEFTGANLRGALLAGASLQSANLQDACLIDCSFCQADLRSAHLQDADLTNANLEGAILVGANLKGAKLSNANLRGANLQRAYLRKVNLRDTHLEGAKLDGANLLGAIRRH; encoded by the exons ATGGCCAAAGAGTCTGATTCCTTCTCTCTGGTTCGTCTCAACATCG GAGGGAAGAAATTTTGCACTACCCGTGATACTTTGACTCAACGTGAGCCTGATTCAATGCTTGCTGCAATGTTCAGTGGTCGGCATACAGTTTGCCAGGATCCTGAAAAG ggatttgtttttgttgatagGGATGGTAAACATTTTCGACACATCCTTAACTGGTTAAGGGATGGTGTTGTTCCCACGTTGAAAAACTCTGAATATGCAGAGCTTTTGCAAGAGGCTGAATACTATCAGCTGCTT GGACTTATAGATGGAATATCTGATGTCATGAATCAGAGGAATAAAAATGAAGAGTTAGATACAGAATTAACACGTATAGATATCATCAAGTGTATACAGTCTGAGAGAGTCAGATTTCGAGGTGTTAATCTTTCTGGCCTTGATCTTTCAAAACTG GATCTGTCATTTGCCGATTTCAGCTATGCATGCATTAAAAATGTGTTCTTCTCACGTGCAAACCTACTGTGTGCGAAGTTCAGG gATGTGGATGCCGAGGGTGCAATCTTTCACAATGCAACTTTGAGAGA ATGTGAATTTACTGGGGCAAATCTACGTGGAGCCTTATTAGCTGGGGCTAGCCTACAGAGTGCAAATCTACAAG ATGCATGTTTAATAGACTGCAGCTTCTGCCAGGCAGACCTCCGCTCTGCACACTTACAG GATGCTGATCTTACAAATGCAAATTTAGAGGGAGCTATTTTGGTAGGGGCCAACTTGAAG GGTGCCAAGTTGAGTAATGCCAATTTGAGGGGTGCAAATCTTCAACGAGCTTACTTACGAAAAGTAAATTTAAGAGATACT CATCTGGAAGGTGCAAAGCTTGATGGTGCTAATTTGCTTGGAGCAATCAGACGACACTGA
- the LOC107432762 gene encoding FH protein interacting protein FIP2 isoform X4: MLAAMFSGRHTVCQDPEKGFVFVDRDGKHFRHILNWLRDGVVPTLKNSEYAELLQEAEYYQLLGLIDGISDVMNQRNKNEELDTELTRIDIIKCIQSERVRFRGVNLSGLDLSKLDLSFADFSYACIKNVFFSRANLLCAKFRDVDAEGAIFHNATLRECEFTGANLRGALLAGASLQSANLQDACLIDCSFCQADLRSAHLQDADLTNANLEGAILVGANLKGAKLSNANLRGANLQRAYLRKVNLRDTHLEGAKLDGANLLGAIRRH, from the exons ATGCTTGCTGCAATGTTCAGTGGTCGGCATACAGTTTGCCAGGATCCTGAAAAG ggatttgtttttgttgatagGGATGGTAAACATTTTCGACACATCCTTAACTGGTTAAGGGATGGTGTTGTTCCCACGTTGAAAAACTCTGAATATGCAGAGCTTTTGCAAGAGGCTGAATACTATCAGCTGCTT GGACTTATAGATGGAATATCTGATGTCATGAATCAGAGGAATAAAAATGAAGAGTTAGATACAGAATTAACACGTATAGATATCATCAAGTGTATACAGTCTGAGAGAGTCAGATTTCGAGGTGTTAATCTTTCTGGCCTTGATCTTTCAAAACTG GATCTGTCATTTGCCGATTTCAGCTATGCATGCATTAAAAATGTGTTCTTCTCACGTGCAAACCTACTGTGTGCGAAGTTCAGG gATGTGGATGCCGAGGGTGCAATCTTTCACAATGCAACTTTGAGAGA ATGTGAATTTACTGGGGCAAATCTACGTGGAGCCTTATTAGCTGGGGCTAGCCTACAGAGTGCAAATCTACAAG ATGCATGTTTAATAGACTGCAGCTTCTGCCAGGCAGACCTCCGCTCTGCACACTTACAG GATGCTGATCTTACAAATGCAAATTTAGAGGGAGCTATTTTGGTAGGGGCCAACTTGAAG GGTGCCAAGTTGAGTAATGCCAATTTGAGGGGTGCAAATCTTCAACGAGCTTACTTACGAAAAGTAAATTTAAGAGATACT CATCTGGAAGGTGCAAAGCTTGATGGTGCTAATTTGCTTGGAGCAATCAGACGACACTGA
- the LOC107432762 gene encoding FH protein interacting protein FIP2 isoform X3 — MAKESDSFSLVRLNIGGKKFCTTRDTLTQREPDSMLAAMFSGRHTVCQDPEKGFVFVDRDGKHFRHILNWLRDGVVPTLKNSEYAELLQEAEYYQLLGLIDGISDVMNQRNKNEELDTELTRIDIIKCIQSERVRFRGVNLSGLDLSKLDVDAEGAIFHNATLRECEFTGANLRGALLAGASLQSANLQDACLIDCSFCQADLRSAHLQDADLTNANLEGAILVGANLKGAKLSNANLRGANLQRAYLRKVNLRDTHLEGAKLDGANLLGAIRRH, encoded by the exons ATGGCCAAAGAGTCTGATTCCTTCTCTCTGGTTCGTCTCAACATCG GAGGGAAGAAATTTTGCACTACCCGTGATACTTTGACTCAACGTGAGCCTGATTCAATGCTTGCTGCAATGTTCAGTGGTCGGCATACAGTTTGCCAGGATCCTGAAAAG ggatttgtttttgttgatagGGATGGTAAACATTTTCGACACATCCTTAACTGGTTAAGGGATGGTGTTGTTCCCACGTTGAAAAACTCTGAATATGCAGAGCTTTTGCAAGAGGCTGAATACTATCAGCTGCTT GGACTTATAGATGGAATATCTGATGTCATGAATCAGAGGAATAAAAATGAAGAGTTAGATACAGAATTAACACGTATAGATATCATCAAGTGTATACAGTCTGAGAGAGTCAGATTTCGAGGTGTTAATCTTTCTGGCCTTGATCTTTCAAAACTG gATGTGGATGCCGAGGGTGCAATCTTTCACAATGCAACTTTGAGAGA ATGTGAATTTACTGGGGCAAATCTACGTGGAGCCTTATTAGCTGGGGCTAGCCTACAGAGTGCAAATCTACAAG ATGCATGTTTAATAGACTGCAGCTTCTGCCAGGCAGACCTCCGCTCTGCACACTTACAG GATGCTGATCTTACAAATGCAAATTTAGAGGGAGCTATTTTGGTAGGGGCCAACTTGAAG GGTGCCAAGTTGAGTAATGCCAATTTGAGGGGTGCAAATCTTCAACGAGCTTACTTACGAAAAGTAAATTTAAGAGATACT CATCTGGAAGGTGCAAAGCTTGATGGTGCTAATTTGCTTGGAGCAATCAGACGACACTGA
- the LOC107432758 gene encoding uncharacterized protein LOC107432758 isoform X1, with amino-acid sequence MTMTMKHLSSIANDVVRRCAEQLGTSVEELVEEFEVVWRPENGNYARKLVEYCSGKALNQKACPKLEEKIDDGSFSRFTFDMMLAWEKPNSADVEFRQVEHVAKEKEDKKIHLEETAEQDEIPLFYSDIMPLLVNAEPDVGEDAFAWFGSLVPLVTDLVNGRFTFETLTASTGHRLHFPAYDRFLKEIDKCIKHLRKQAKPTGVELADDEFILHVEGTPTSQRVVRHIGATSWPGRLTLTNYALYFEASGVIRYEDALKINLSKNIEQNVKAAATGPWGAPLFDKAMAYESPELSEEIVLEFPEITSSTRRDHWLAITREIMLMHQFLQNFKVESSIQAWEMHARTILCIIRLHAAREMLRISTPAPTKFLIFSLFNELPKGDYVLEELAENLKKTNSGHPCSASSILRCMNTTEIALSSGEKVQEIDKESLKGQVDDFSSLETAIDQAREEEKEAAVAKATTQGLKEEGISHSTLVLIELLKPLKNLLPLLQEVVMWERPAATLSVTSAALIITYKEWVGKAIAALIFWLIAVMIMARKARISEKCNEIVICTASDSTAMESIVSAQHGLQTLHEMVQKANITLLKLWSIFVSKARKHADIVMMGMSGVAILLALVPTKYIIMGLILYGFSATSKVGNHFGSHQGNRRLKEWWDSIPVVPVRVVDKLPEGHPT; translated from the exons ATGACAATGACGATGAAGCATCTATCCTCCATAGCCAACGATGTTGTTCGGAGATGCGCGGAGCAACTGGGCACTTCGGTTGAAGAACTGGTGGAGGAATTCGAGGTCGTATGGAGACCAGAAAATGGCAATTACGCGAGGAAGTTGGTGGAATATTGCAGTGGGAAAGCTCTGAATCAAAAGGCTTGCCCGAAATTGGAGGAAAAGATCGACGACGGGTCGTTTAGCCGCTTCACCTTTGATATGATGCTTGCTTGGGAGAAGCCCAATTCAGCTGACGTGGAGTTTCGTCAG GTGGAGCATGTcgcaaaggaaaaagaagataaGAAGATCCATCTAGAAGAAACTGCAGAACAGGATGAAATTCCTCTTTTCTATTCAGACATCATGCCTCTTCTT GTAAATGCTGAGCCAGATGTTGGAGAAGATGCATTTGCGTGGTTTGGGTCATTGGTTCCGCTAGTTACAGACCTTGTTAATGGCAGATTCACCTTTGAAACTTTAACAGCATCGACAGGACACCGATTGCATTTTCCTGCATATGACAGATTTTTGAAGGAAATTGACAA ATGTATAAAACATCTGCGTAAACAAGCAAAGCCCACGGGAGTAGAGCTAGCTGATGATGAATTCATATTGCATGTGGAAGGAACGCCTACTTCACAAAGAGTAGTACGCCACATAGGAGCAACAAGTTGGCCTG GTAGGCTTACACTGACCAACTACGCGCTCTACTTCGAGGCTTCGGGAGTTATAAGGTATGAAGATGCACTTAAGATCAACCTTTCGAAAAATATTGAACAGAATGTCAAAGCAGCTGCCACAGGTCCATGGGGTGCTCCTCTTTTTGACAAGGCCATGGCCTATGAGTCACCAGAATT ATCAGAAGAAATTGTGTTAGAGTTCCCAGAGATAACAAGCTCCACGAGACGCGACCATTGGCTTGCAATCACAAGAGAGATCATGCTTATGCACCAGTTCTTACAAAATTTCAAGGTGGAATCTTCAATACAAGCATGGGAAATGCATGCAAGAACTATACTATGTATAATTAGGCTCCATGCAGCAAGAGAAATGCTAAGAATATCAACCCCTGCTCCAACAAAATTCTTAATTTTCTCGTTGTTCAATGAATTACCAAAGGGAGACTATGTACTAGAAGAGCTTGCTGAGAATCTAAAGAAGACGAATAGTGGGCATCCGTGCAGTGCTAGTTCAATCCTTAGGTGTATGAACACGACAGAAATAGCTCTCTCAAGTGGAGAAAAAGTACAAGAAATCGACAAGGAAAGTCTAAAAGGCCAAGTTGATGACTTCTCATCCTTGGAGACTGCTATCGATCAAGCTAGAGAGGAAGAAAAGGAGGCTGCTGTTGCCAAAGCTACCACACAGGGTTTGAAAGAggaaggaataagtcatagcacTCTTGTTCTTATA GAGCTATTGAAGCCGCTTAAAAATCTTCTGCCCTTGCTTCAAGAAGTTGTGATGTGGGAAAGGCCAGCAGCGACACTCTCTGTTACTAGTGCAGCTTTAATTATCACCTACAA GGAGTGGGTTGGAAAGGCTATTGCAGCTCTCATCTTTTGGCTGATAGCAGTGATGATTATGGCAAGAAAAGCAAGGATCAGTGAGAAATGCAATGAGATAGTTATATGCACCGCCTCAGACAGTACAGCAATGGAAAGCATAGTATCAGCTCAACATGGGCTACAAACTTTACATGAGATGGTGCAGAAGGCAAACATAACACTATTGAAATTGTGGTCAATATTCGTCTCAAAGGCTCGGAAG CATGCAGATATCGTGATGATGGGCATGAGTGGAGTGGCAATCTTATTAGCACTGGTCCCAACAAAATACATAATAATGGGCCTCATATTGTATGGTTTCTCAGCAACATCAAAGGTAGGGAATCACTTTGGAAGCCACCAAGGAAATAGAAGACTCAAAGAATGGTGGGATTCAATACCAGTTGTTCCTGTACGGGTTGTAGACAAGCTGCCTGAGGGCCATCCTACATAG
- the LOC107432762 gene encoding FH protein interacting protein FIP2 isoform X5, whose product MAKESDSFSLVRLNIGGKKFCTTRDTLTQREPDSMLAAMFSGRHTVCQDPEKGLIDGISDVMNQRNKNEELDTELTRIDIIKCIQSERVRFRGVNLSGLDLSKLDLSFADFSYACIKNVFFSRANLLCAKFRDVDAEGAIFHNATLRECEFTGANLRGALLAGASLQSANLQDACLIDCSFCQADLRSAHLQDADLTNANLEGAILVGANLKGAKLSNANLRGANLQRAYLRKVNLRDTHLEGAKLDGANLLGAIRRH is encoded by the exons ATGGCCAAAGAGTCTGATTCCTTCTCTCTGGTTCGTCTCAACATCG GAGGGAAGAAATTTTGCACTACCCGTGATACTTTGACTCAACGTGAGCCTGATTCAATGCTTGCTGCAATGTTCAGTGGTCGGCATACAGTTTGCCAGGATCCTGAAAAG GGACTTATAGATGGAATATCTGATGTCATGAATCAGAGGAATAAAAATGAAGAGTTAGATACAGAATTAACACGTATAGATATCATCAAGTGTATACAGTCTGAGAGAGTCAGATTTCGAGGTGTTAATCTTTCTGGCCTTGATCTTTCAAAACTG GATCTGTCATTTGCCGATTTCAGCTATGCATGCATTAAAAATGTGTTCTTCTCACGTGCAAACCTACTGTGTGCGAAGTTCAGG gATGTGGATGCCGAGGGTGCAATCTTTCACAATGCAACTTTGAGAGA ATGTGAATTTACTGGGGCAAATCTACGTGGAGCCTTATTAGCTGGGGCTAGCCTACAGAGTGCAAATCTACAAG ATGCATGTTTAATAGACTGCAGCTTCTGCCAGGCAGACCTCCGCTCTGCACACTTACAG GATGCTGATCTTACAAATGCAAATTTAGAGGGAGCTATTTTGGTAGGGGCCAACTTGAAG GGTGCCAAGTTGAGTAATGCCAATTTGAGGGGTGCAAATCTTCAACGAGCTTACTTACGAAAAGTAAATTTAAGAGATACT CATCTGGAAGGTGCAAAGCTTGATGGTGCTAATTTGCTTGGAGCAATCAGACGACACTGA